One Setaria italica strain Yugu1 chromosome II, Setaria_italica_v2.0, whole genome shotgun sequence DNA segment encodes these proteins:
- the LOC101767532 gene encoding filament-like plant protein 3 has product MDRRSWLWRRKSTDKSPADTETSASASSASERLTDEQDTAKSSPKSTQSPEISSKELEDDSNVKVKVLSERLSSVVQDIRAKDDLVKQHSKVAEEAVLGWEKAEKEIASLKTQLSAATAKNSALEDRLVHLDGALKECVRQLRRAKEEQDQTVQDALAQQARQWESHKADLELRIIELTARLEAKSERSAAADGDTGSRLAAMEKENSALKAQLLAKAEELELRTIEKELNRRAAETASKQQLEGIKKVAKLQAECRRLQATAARRPPMNAELRRSPSSACAESVTDCQSDCSDSWASALITELDQFKNNDKSGSASTRAGSLAAADIAVMDDFLEMERLASANESSKGDAAAVEDASGQVAKLEEKVKRLAAEKVEREKALHEAQRELRNSRHRVMVAEEKSAELQRQLNLANGEKHAMETEVEAAEAKRSELQGKLELARAEITSLLGKERILEERLESEKALTLELAAKYQDMEALGAEKSELSAQLEASRSEAKKLSNKITLFERKLEVEKALSIRLATKCHGIDALEAKKKGVELELESAREEIASLHKKVSSLELEVQEEKASSAELATRCEELEALGKHRDELRTQLESANSDIVKLNGKVNMLEDAMEKQRPVAVELESQLQSRQAEIESLKENVGLLEKKLESQKNLSSAYISALGASETEKKELATRFELKEKEAEELLRKMSLLEEHIYKEKARSSEFAAKCLKMEEQVPSRSLGHQPVKSTSVQDLQIRKEKELAKAAGKLADCQKTIASLSSQLKSLADFDEFLPGMESGGATSADSWDGGDPKLLQPASYPSQFGCLAVT; this is encoded by the exons ATGGATCGCCGGAGCTGGCTGTGGCGGCGCAAGTCGACGGACAAGAGCCCCGCCGACACCGAGacctcggcctcggcgtccTCAGCATCCGAGAGGCTCACTGACGAGCAG GATACTGCCAAGAGCTCTCCAAAATCGACGCAGTCACCGGAGATCTCATCGAAGGAATTGGAGGACGACAGCAATGTAAAAGTGAAGGTGTTGAGCGAGAGGCTGTCATCCGTGGTTCAGGACATTCGTGCCAAGGATGATCTCGTGAAGCAGCATTCCAAAGTTGCAGAGGAGGCTGTTCTAG GATGGGAGAAGGCCGAGAAGGAGATCGCGTCGCTGAAGACGCAGCTGAGCGCTGCGACGGCCAAGAACTCTGCGCTGGAGGACCGGCTCGTCCACCTCGACGGCGCCCTCAAGGAATGCGTCCGGCAACTCCGGCGAGCCAAGGAGGAGCAGGACCAGACGGTGCAGGACGCGCTAGCGCAGCAGGCCCGGCAATGGGAGTCCCACAAGGCCGACCTCGAGCTGCGCATCATCGAGCTCACGGCGAGGCTGGAGGCCAAGTCCGAGCGCTcggcggccgccgacggcgacacGGGCTCCAGGCTGGCtgccatggagaaggagaacTCGGCTCTGAAGGCGCAGCTGCTCGCCAAGGcggaggagctggagctcaGGACGATCGAGAAGGAGCTCAACCGGCGGGCCGCGGAGACGGCGAGCAAGCAGCAGCTTGAGGGCATTAAGAAGGTGGCCAAGCTCCAAGCCGAGTGCAGGAGGCTGCAGGccacggcggcacggcggcctCCCATGAACGCCGAGCTCCGGCGCTCCCCGAGCTCGGCCTGCGCCGAGTCGGTGACGGACTGCCAGTCGGACTGCTCCGACTCGTGGGCCTCGGCTCTGATCACCGAGCTCGACCAGTTCAAGAACAACGACAAGAGCGGTAGCGCGAGCACCAGGGCCgggagcctcgccgccgcggacaTCGCCGTGATGGACGACTTCCTCGAGATGGAGAGGCTCGCCTCCGCCAACGAATCGTCGAaaggcgacgccgccgccgtcgaggacgcGAGCGGGCAGGTGGCGAAGCTCGAGGAGAAGGTCAAGAGGCTGGCAGCCGAGAAGGTCGAGAGAGAGAAGGCGCTGCACGAGGCTCAGCGCGAGCTGAGGAATTCCCGCCACCGGGTGATGGTGGCGGAGGAGAAATCAGCCGAGCTGCAGCGGCAACTGAACCTTGCCAATGGCGAGAAGCACGCCATGGAGACCGAGGTGGAAGCCGCCGAGGCTAAGAGAAGCGAGCTTCAGGGTAAGCTTGAGCTGGCCCGCGCCGAGATCACCAGCTTGCTGGGCAAGGAGCGCATCCTGGAGGAACGGCTCGAGTCTGAGAAGGCGTTGACGCTGGAGCTCGCGGCCAAGTACCAGGACATGGAGGCACTGGGAGCGGAGAAGAGTGAGCTGAGCGCTCAGCTGGAGGCATCACGGTCTGAAGCGAAGAAGTTGAGTAACAAGATCACTCTGTTCGAGAGGAAGCTGGAGGTGGAGAAAGCCTTGTCGATCCGGCTCGCGACGAAATGCCATGGTATTGATGCTCTGGAAGCGAAGAAGAAGGGCGTGGAGCTCGAGCTGGAGTCGGCACGAGAGGAAATTGCATCACTGCACAAGAAAGTGAGTAGCCTGGAACTGGAAGTTCAGGAAGAGAAGGCGTCGTCTGCAGAACTGGCAACGCGGTGTGAAGAATTGGAGGCGTTGGGTAAGCACAGAGATGAGCTTAGAACCCAGCTTGAGTCTGCAAATTCAGATATTGTTAAGCTGAATGGGAAGGTTAACATGCTCGAGGATGCAATGGAGAAACAAAGGCCAGTGGCAGTGGAATTGGAGTCTCAGCTTCAGTCGAGACAAGCTGAAATAGAGAGCTTGAAGGAGAATGTTGGTCTGTTGGAAAAGAAGCTGGAGAGCCAGAAGAACTTGTCATCGGCTTACATATCTGCACTAGGTGCTTCTGAAACTGAGAAGAAGGAACTGGCTACTCGGTTTGAACTCAAAGAGAAAGAAGCCGAGGAATTACTCAGGAAGATGAGTTTGCTGGAGGAACATATTTACAAAGAGAAGGCACGATCGTCTGAATTTGCAGCGAAATGCCTGAAGATGGAAGAACAAGTGCCAAGCAGATCTCTGGGTCACCAACCAGTGAAGTCTACGTCAGTCCAAGATCTTCAGATCAGAAAG GAGAAAGAGCTGGCCAAGGCCGCAGGGAAACTAGCAGACTGCCAGAAGACCATAGCTTCACTCAGCAGCCAACTGAAATCCTTGGCGGATTTCGACGAATTCCTCCCTGGAATGGAGTCCGGTGGCGCCACCTCAGCCGACTCCTGGGACGGTGGTGATCCGAAGCTGCTCCAACCAGCGAGCTATCCCTCTCAATTTGGTTGTTTGGCAGTCACATGA
- the LOC101767935 gene encoding WD repeat-containing protein 74 yields MPRTTVVESPGCPPLRALTTDILGLVKVVEAHAKPAGAAKIVETWGAPDASRAIVAASLADRAADPVLAVARKNGVVELLNPLNGNALAAVKTVGPAPTDGGAEGDPLVALHLFTRQSSDSMLGTFIACTDKGKASMRSITKENAASGSGAGPSTTWDVCSGGNVQFCSVDHGESYAMFGGKGIEMNLWDITSCSKMWSAKSPRANSLGIFTRPWFTAGTFLCKEDHRKIVACTNDHQVRLYDTALQRRPAISVDFRESPIKAVAADPNGHDVYIGTGTGDLASFDMRTGKLLGCYIGKCSGSIRSIVRHPELPLIASCGLDSYLRIWDTNTRQLLSAVFLKQHLTTVVIDSHFSVEEPEETKSKQPESLVEAEAEVRKEKKKKKSKTVEEDKAEAEFRKEKKKKKSKSIDEDETEAEAEFWKEKKKKKSKTIEEDETEAEAVVRKEKKKKKSKTVEEDEEQVGVVDHYDSDGEMHVRKEKKKKKSRTIEEDEERDSDDQMCTPKRRKSGERSKSLKKSKKQHIA; encoded by the exons ATGCCGCGGACCACCGTGGTGGAGAGCCCCGGCTGCCCGCCGCTTCGCGCCCTCACCACCGACATCCTTGGCCTCGTCAAAG TCGTCGAGGCCCACGCGAAGCCCGCGGGCGCCGCCAAGATCGTGGAGACATGGGGCGCCCCGGACGCCTCCCGCgccatcgtcgccgcctccctcgccgaccGAGCGGCCGACCCC GTCCTGGCTGTTGCAAGGAAGAACGGCGTG GTTGAGTTGCTGAATCCGCTGAATGGGAATGCTCTGGCTGCTGTCAAGACCGTGGGACCAGCACCAACTGATGGTGGAGCTGAAGGTGATCCTCTCGTCGCGCTGCACCTTTTCACGAGACAGTCTTCAGACTCAAT GTTAGGCACATTTATTGCCTGCACGGACAAGGGGAAAGCTTCTATGAGGTCCATCACAAAAGAAAATGCAGCTTCAGGCTCGGGTGCTGGGCCATCAACCACGTGGGACGTGTGCAGTGGGGGTAATGTGCAATTTTGCTCAGTGGATCATGGTGAAAGCTATGCCATGTTTGGAGG GAAAGGTATAGAAATGAACTTGTGGGATATCACATCTTGTAGCAAGATGTGGTCTGCTAAATCT CCCCGAGCCAATAGCCTTGGTATATTCACTCGGCCTTGGTTCACTGCTGGAACCTTCTTGTGCAAGGAGGATCATCGTAAAATTGTAGCCTGCACAAATGATCATCAG GTCCGCTTGTATGATACTGCATTGCAAAGAAGACCTGCAATATCTGTTGATTTTAGGGAGTCACCAATCAAGGCAGTTGCTGCTGATCCTAATGGACATGATGTCTATATCGGTACAGGAACAGGGGACCTTGCTTCCTTTGACATGAGAACAG GAAAATTGCTGGGATGCTATATTGGCAAATGCAGTGGAAGTATTAGATCAATCGTTAGGCATCCGGAGCTACCTTTGATAGCATCTTGTG GACTGGATAGCTACTTGCGTATCTGGGACACAAACACAAGACAGTTGCTTTCTGCG GTCTTTCTGAAGCAGCATCTTACAACTGTGGTTATTGATTCACATTTTTCTGTTGAAG AGCCTGAAGAGACAAAGTCCAAGCAACCAGAGTCTTTGGTGGAGGCTGAGGCTGAGGtccgaaaagaaaagaagaaaaagaagagtaAAACAGTTGAAGAGGACAAGGCTGAGGCTGAATTCcggaaagaaaagaagaaaaagaagagtaAATCAATTGACGAGGATGAGACTGAGGCTGAGGCTGAATTctggaaagaaaagaagaaaaagaagagtaAAACAATTGAAGAGGATGAGACAGAGGCTGAGGCTGTAGTtcggaaagaaaagaagaaaaagaagagtaAAACAGTTGAAGAGGATGAGGAGCAAGTCGGAGTGGTCGACCATTACGATAGTGATGGCGAAATGCATGtcaggaaagaaaagaagaaaaagaagagtaGAACGATTGAAGAGGATGAGGAGCGAGATAGCGATGATCAAATGTGCACTCCCAAGAGAAGAAAATCTGGAGAAAGAAGCAAATCCctgaagaagagcaagaaacagCATATCGCCTAG
- the LOC101768616 gene encoding probable protein phosphatase 2C 62 produces MAGKEIYHKVKDKVKDAFSSSGPETGKGKTKLSGKRVKHGYHLVKGKSNHPMEDYLVAEYRQVGEHDLGLFAIFDGHLGHTVPDFLRSHLFDNILSEPEFLSDPETAIRKAYQLTDEKILEKASELGRGGSTAVTAILIGSDKSVKLVVANVGDSRAVISKNGVAEQLSVDHEPNMERQSIEKKGGFVSNLPGDVPRVDGQLAVARAFGDRSLKKHLSSDPYVIEETINENSDFLILASDGLWKVMSNQEAVDEIKDFKDAQAAAKHLTELAVNRKSKDDISVIVVKFLC; encoded by the exons ATGGCTGGCAAGGAAATCTACCACAAGGTGAAGGACAAG GTCAAAGATGCTTTTAGTTCATCAGGACCAGAAACAGGGAAAGGCAAGACAAAGTTATCAGGCAAGCGTGTCAAACATGGTTACCATCTGGTGAAGGGGAAATCCAATCATCCAATGGAGGACTATCTAGTGGCAGAGTATCGGCAAGTTGGTGAACATGATTTGGGTTTGTTTGCAATATTTGATGGTCACCTGGGCCACACTGTTCCAGACTTTCTGCGCTCCCACCTTTTTGATAACATCTTGAGTGAG CCAGAGTTCTTGAGTGACCCAGAAACTGCTATACGGAAAGCGTACCAACTTACCGATGAGAAAATATTGGAGAAAGCATCAGAGTTGGGAAGGGGAGGCTCCACAGCTGTTACTGCCATCTTAATAGGCAGTGACAAGTCCGTGAAGCTTGTGGTTGCGAATGTTGGGGATTCACGGGCAGTTATTAGCAAAAACGGTGTGGCGGAGCAGCTTTCAGTTGACCATGAACCAAACATGGAGCGACAATCGATTGAGAAAAAGGGTGGTTTTGTATCAAACCTACCAG GTGATGTACCACGTGTTGATGGGCAGCTGGCAGTTGCGAGGGCATTCGGAGACCGGAGCTTGAAGAAGCACCTCAGCTCTGATCCATATGTAATTGAGGAAACTATCAATGAAAATTCCGATTTTCTAATTCTAGCAAGCGATGGTTTATGGAAG GTGATGTCAAACCAGGAGGCGGTGGATGAGATCAAGGACTTCAAGGACGCGCAGGCAGCTGCGAAGCACCTGACGGAGCTGGCCGTGAACCGGAAGAGCAAGGACGACATCTCTGTGATTGTTGTCAAGTTCCTGTGCTAG